From Virgibacillus natechei, the proteins below share one genomic window:
- a CDS encoding nitroreductase family protein, with protein MDVFQAIQKRREITKYEDQPISDVLRKVEDAGIFSSTGNNLQPEILK; from the coding sequence ATGGATGTATTTCAAGCGATACAGAAACGTCGAGAAATCACCAAATACGAAGATCAACCAATTTCTGATGTGTTAAGAAAAGTAGAGGATGCAGGAATTTTTTCATCTACGGGAAATAATCTGCAGCCAGAAATTTTAAAATAA
- a CDS encoding carboxymuconolactone decarboxylase family protein — MSNSFYQKSHMAHLNQLKDLAPEQLQAFASFNEAVLKEGALTKKEKEIIAVAIAHVTECPYCIDSHTRNAKAEGASLEELTEAVFVVAGIEAGGAVTHSTHMHGAKDAEAGDALYLRSNLKQLGNLSKYAPEGFKGYAGFNTAAMKAGKLSVKFKEIIAVAVAHGTQCPYCIEIHTQNADKEGATNEELSEAVLVTSALLAGGAYAHMANMIESYGE, encoded by the coding sequence ATGTCTAATAGTTTCTATCAAAAAAGCCATATGGCACATTTAAACCAATTAAAAGATCTTGCTCCTGAGCAACTACAAGCATTCGCATCGTTTAATGAAGCAGTTTTGAAAGAGGGAGCGCTAACGAAAAAAGAGAAAGAAATCATCGCTGTAGCAATAGCTCATGTTACTGAATGTCCTTATTGCATTGATTCGCATACGCGAAACGCAAAAGCGGAAGGGGCTTCGCTTGAAGAGTTGACAGAAGCAGTATTTGTCGTTGCGGGTATCGAAGCAGGTGGAGCAGTAACGCACAGTACACATATGCATGGTGCAAAGGATGCGGAAGCCGGTGATGCGTTATATCTTCGCTCTAATCTAAAACAACTTGGTAATTTAAGTAAATATGCTCCTGAAGGATTCAAAGGATACGCTGGATTCAATACGGCAGCTATGAAAGCTGGTAAATTGAGTGTGAAATTCAAGGAAATTATTGCAGTGGCGGTAGCTCATGGCACGCAATGCCCATATTGCATTGAAATTCATACTCAAAATGCGGATAAAGAGGGAGCGACCAACGAAGAATTATCAGAAGCTGTTTTAGTGACATCTGCTCTACTTGCAGGTGGAGCCTATGCACACATGGCTAATATGATTGAAAGCTATGGGGAATAA
- a CDS encoding HAD family hydrolase: MIKAILFDLDDTLLWDEKSVEETFKATCEIAAKKYDIDPIMLEEKVRKNARALYMSYDTYDFTQMIGINPFEGLWGNFMDDGESFRRLRELAPVYRRDAWTSGLNDLGIDDPAFGHELAETFPKIRREMPFVYTDTFRVLDQLRGEYQLLLLTNGSPDLQQTKLDITPELVPYFDHIVVSGAFGKGKPDVSIFEHALDLLSVQKDEAVMVGDNLMTDILGASRVGMDSVWLNRKQNTSRDINPTYEISDLEKLVPLVKKL, from the coding sequence ATGATCAAAGCAATTCTGTTTGACCTGGATGATACGCTGCTTTGGGATGAGAAGAGTGTTGAAGAGACGTTTAAAGCAACTTGTGAGATTGCAGCGAAGAAATATGATATTGATCCTATTATGCTAGAAGAGAAGGTTCGTAAAAATGCTCGGGCGCTATACATGTCTTATGATACATATGATTTTACACAGATGATTGGGATAAATCCATTTGAAGGTCTGTGGGGTAATTTTATGGATGATGGTGAATCTTTTCGCAGATTAAGAGAGCTGGCTCCAGTGTATCGCAGAGATGCCTGGACGAGTGGGTTGAATGATTTAGGTATTGATGATCCAGCATTTGGCCATGAGCTGGCAGAGACTTTTCCCAAGATTCGAAGGGAAATGCCTTTTGTATACACGGATACCTTTCGCGTTTTAGATCAGTTAAGAGGGGAGTATCAATTATTGCTCCTTACCAATGGTTCTCCTGATCTGCAGCAAACTAAACTTGATATTACGCCGGAACTTGTGCCATATTTTGACCATATTGTCGTTTCAGGTGCTTTTGGAAAGGGGAAACCGGACGTGTCTATTTTTGAACATGCACTGGATCTTCTTTCTGTTCAAAAGGATGAGGCAGTAATGGTCGGAGATAATCTAATGACAGATATTCTAGGTGCATCGAGGGTAGGAATGGATTCAGTCTGGCTAAATCGCAAGCAAAACACGTCAAGGGATATCAATCCAACGTATGAAATCTCGGATTTGGAGAAGTTAGTTCCACTAGTTAAGAAGCTTTAA
- a CDS encoding CBO0543 family protein, whose translation MEKNHLESYLEIKSLKEQVTQLEADYWYMYSNIETWEFWVMLLLFFIMPLVVLYFLIDRSKIFLLGFYGFNIHVWFGYTNSWGDRQGLWGYPHELAPFLTGNISLEATLIPVAFMLVYQWTLNNNKNYYLYTLGLTIFLSFIIKPVLTLHDLFELHKGANFLHLFLMYIGIFLFSKLITTVFIKMQKNQIRPT comes from the coding sequence ATGGAAAAGAATCATTTAGAATCCTATCTAGAGATTAAATCATTGAAAGAGCAAGTAACCCAGTTAGAGGCAGATTACTGGTATATGTACTCTAATATTGAAACATGGGAATTTTGGGTGATGTTACTGTTATTTTTTATTATGCCATTAGTGGTTTTATACTTTTTAATCGATAGAAGTAAAATATTCTTATTAGGTTTCTATGGTTTTAATATTCATGTTTGGTTTGGCTATACAAACTCATGGGGAGATAGACAGGGATTGTGGGGATATCCACACGAACTTGCGCCTTTTCTTACAGGAAATATATCCCTAGAAGCTACATTGATTCCGGTAGCATTTATGTTGGTTTATCAATGGACATTAAATAATAACAAAAATTATTACCTTTATACACTAGGATTAACAATCTTTTTATCATTTATCATTAAACCAGTGCTAACGTTGCATGATTTGTTTGAATTACATAAAGGGGCTAACTTCTTACATTTATTTCTAATGTATATTGGGATATTCCTCTTTTCTAAATTGATTACAACTGTATTTATAAAGATGCAGAAAAACCAGATTCGTCCTACTTGA
- the serA gene encoding phosphoglycerate dehydrogenase gives MTFHILIADPLSEEGIQPLRSLENVNIITDTNLTPDELGEKIADFDALLVRSQTQVTSEIIEKATNLKIIARAGVGVDNIDLNAATEHGIIVVNAPNGNTNSAAEHTMAMIMSLSRKIPQAYNALKNHQWERKKYVGVELKNKTLGVIGLGRIGAEVSSRAKGQRMNVMAYDPFLTEETAEKMGIRYGTVEEVLKAADFITIHTPLLKETKHMINAEAFQNMKQGVQIINCARGGIIDEEALYDAIISKKVVGAALDVFEEEPFLDNKLLELPEVIATPHLGASTFEAQENVAVDVSHDVGTFLTGGLVKNPVNLPSVPREIMNKIEPYFNLAEKLGSFLIGLTQDVAEEVNIYYSGDLSELEVAPLTRNTVKGLLQRHLGDHVNDVNALYLAERKGITVHESKTTSTKGFTNLLTVEVKTKSGTRSVSGTLLNGMGPRIVKVDDYSVDVTPVGHIVVIHHKDQPGVIGRMGSLLAEHNINIATMQVDRSDIGGNAIMVLTVDKHMEQDELETLKQLEEIYDVTGIDL, from the coding sequence ATGACGTTTCATATATTAATTGCGGATCCACTTAGTGAAGAAGGTATTCAACCCCTTCGTAGCTTGGAAAATGTGAACATTATTACCGATACGAATTTAACACCAGATGAACTAGGAGAAAAAATTGCTGATTTCGATGCGCTACTAGTTAGAAGTCAGACACAAGTTACAAGCGAAATAATCGAGAAAGCTACCAACTTGAAAATTATCGCCCGTGCAGGGGTTGGAGTAGATAATATCGACTTAAATGCTGCTACCGAACACGGCATTATTGTTGTCAATGCCCCTAATGGGAATACAAACTCAGCAGCAGAGCATACAATGGCTATGATTATGTCTCTATCAAGGAAAATTCCGCAGGCCTATAACGCATTGAAAAACCATCAATGGGAGCGAAAAAAGTATGTCGGAGTGGAACTGAAAAACAAAACACTTGGCGTAATCGGTCTTGGTAGAATTGGTGCAGAAGTATCCTCTAGAGCAAAAGGACAACGCATGAATGTGATGGCATATGACCCATTCCTAACAGAAGAAACAGCAGAAAAGATGGGGATTCGTTATGGCACAGTTGAAGAGGTTCTTAAAGCAGCAGACTTTATTACCATCCATACTCCTTTGTTGAAAGAAACGAAGCATATGATTAATGCAGAAGCTTTTCAAAATATGAAACAAGGCGTGCAGATCATCAATTGTGCTCGTGGCGGAATCATTGATGAGGAAGCATTATACGACGCAATTATCTCCAAAAAAGTCGTGGGCGCTGCATTGGATGTATTTGAGGAAGAACCATTCCTGGATAACAAACTACTGGAACTACCAGAAGTAATTGCGACACCGCACTTAGGCGCAAGCACCTTTGAGGCACAGGAAAATGTGGCAGTCGATGTCAGTCATGATGTTGGAACTTTTTTAACAGGTGGATTGGTCAAAAATCCAGTTAACTTACCTTCTGTACCAAGAGAAATTATGAATAAAATTGAACCTTACTTTAATTTAGCGGAAAAGCTAGGCTCCTTCCTGATTGGCTTAACACAAGATGTAGCGGAAGAAGTAAATATCTATTACTCTGGTGATTTATCTGAATTAGAAGTAGCACCGTTAACCCGAAACACGGTAAAAGGACTGCTGCAACGACATCTCGGCGACCATGTAAATGACGTGAATGCTCTTTATTTAGCCGAAAGAAAAGGAATAACCGTTCATGAAAGTAAAACGACATCAACGAAAGGCTTTACCAATCTGCTAACTGTTGAGGTCAAAACAAAATCTGGAACTAGAAGCGTGTCAGGAACTTTGTTAAATGGTATGGGACCACGAATTGTGAAAGTAGATGATTACAGTGTTGATGTCACACCAGTTGGACATATCGTTGTCATTCATCATAAAGACCAGCCAGGTGTGATTGGCAGGATGGGATCCCTTCTCGCAGAACACAATATCAATATTGCAACCATGCAAGTGGATCGATCCGATATCGGCGGGAATGCAATCATGGTGCTGACGGTCGATAAGCATATGGAACAGGATGAACTAGAGACATTAAAACAATTAGAAGAAATTTATGACGTGACAGGGATAGACCTATGA
- the proB gene encoding glutamate 5-kinase, whose amino-acid sequence MGKKRIVVKIGSSSLTNDKGEVDQGKLAEHIQALAALRQANHEVILVSSGAVAAGFTGLGYSSRPVTIKGKQAAAAVGQGLLIQSYIEKLKAFNLISAQLLLTRNDFSNRERYRNAFSTITELLERGILPIINENDTVSIEELTFGDNDMLSALVSGFVHADQLIILTDINGLYDGNPRKDPLAEKIHFLENITDDMVNGTDDTGSKVGTGGMKSKLLAAKTAMTLGVPVFIGHGNGTTKLLDVLNGEGDGTYIANQFHAPVNTRKQWIALHSESAGEIYVDQGAEEAILYNGKSLLPAGVFNVKGTFHKGDVVNVYGTSGFLGKGEINCSSDELKKTVEKRDDVRGVGKSAEVIHRDGWVKMGSE is encoded by the coding sequence ATGGGAAAAAAACGAATCGTTGTCAAAATAGGTAGTAGTTCTTTAACAAATGATAAAGGTGAAGTTGATCAGGGGAAATTAGCTGAACATATTCAAGCTCTGGCAGCTCTTCGCCAGGCAAATCATGAGGTTATTTTAGTTTCTTCGGGGGCAGTTGCGGCAGGCTTTACTGGATTAGGCTATTCTTCCAGACCTGTAACAATTAAAGGGAAGCAAGCGGCGGCGGCTGTAGGACAGGGATTGTTAATTCAATCCTATATTGAAAAATTAAAAGCGTTCAATCTTATTTCTGCGCAACTTTTATTAACGCGAAATGATTTTTCCAATCGGGAACGCTATCGAAATGCTTTTTCTACAATCACGGAGCTGTTGGAACGCGGAATCCTGCCAATTATTAACGAAAATGATACCGTATCGATTGAAGAATTGACATTTGGCGATAATGATATGCTTTCAGCGCTTGTCAGTGGTTTTGTCCATGCAGATCAGCTGATTATTTTAACAGACATAAACGGGCTTTATGATGGAAACCCACGGAAGGATCCACTTGCTGAGAAGATTCATTTTCTGGAAAATATTACAGATGACATGGTTAATGGGACTGATGATACAGGTTCAAAAGTTGGCACAGGCGGGATGAAGTCAAAACTACTTGCTGCAAAAACGGCGATGACGCTTGGCGTACCTGTCTTTATCGGCCACGGGAATGGTACAACTAAATTGCTGGACGTATTAAACGGGGAAGGGGACGGCACTTATATTGCCAATCAGTTCCATGCTCCGGTTAATACGAGGAAACAATGGATTGCATTGCATTCGGAAAGTGCTGGGGAAATTTATGTCGATCAGGGTGCAGAAGAGGCCATTTTATATAATGGAAAAAGCTTATTACCTGCAGGCGTTTTTAATGTAAAAGGAACATTCCATAAAGGGGATGTGGTAAACGTATATGGTACAAGCGGTTTTTTGGGCAAAGGTGAAATTAATTGTTCATCAGATGAACTAAAAAAAACAGTCGAAAAACGAGATGACGTGCGTGGTGTTGGAAAGTCCGCTGAAGTTATCCATCGTGACGGCTGGGTGAAAATGGGGAGTGAATAA
- a CDS encoding glutamate-5-semialdehyde dehydrogenase encodes MTEVRKKGQAAKEASYVLTGVTSDEKNAALHVIAEQLVADQASILAENEKDISEGKAKGLSEAVLDRIMLNETRIKEMASAIKQIAELEDPIGELLETIEKENGLQIQKKRVPIGVIGMIYEARPNVTIDAATLTLKTGNAVILRGSSSATFSNIALVGSIHHALEKSALPVDAVQLIEDTNRETAKELFQLNDYLDVLIPRGGKKLIDTVVRESTVPVIETGAGNCHMFIDETAKKGMVEEIVLNAKLQRPSVCNATESILIHEKWFEKHGASLLSQLDAKGVEIYGDEAVCNAFSEARSATEEDWYSEYLGLSVSVKLVSTNVEAIEHINKYGTKHSEAIITEDDQHAAIFLQHVDAAAVYHNASTRFTDGFELGYGAEIGISTQKLHARGPMGLPALTSSKFYIYGNGQIRN; translated from the coding sequence ATGACGGAAGTGCGAAAAAAGGGGCAAGCGGCTAAAGAAGCTAGTTATGTATTGACAGGGGTAACGAGTGATGAAAAAAATGCTGCGTTACATGTTATTGCGGAACAGCTGGTAGCAGATCAAGCGAGCATTCTTGCAGAAAATGAGAAGGATATCAGCGAAGGAAAAGCCAAGGGCCTGTCTGAAGCGGTGCTCGATCGTATTATGTTAAATGAAACACGGATAAAAGAAATGGCCTCAGCGATTAAGCAGATAGCTGAGTTGGAAGATCCGATCGGAGAATTACTTGAAACGATTGAAAAAGAAAATGGTTTGCAGATTCAAAAAAAACGGGTTCCTATAGGTGTCATTGGGATGATTTACGAGGCAAGGCCAAATGTGACGATTGATGCGGCAACACTAACCTTGAAAACAGGAAATGCGGTGATTTTAAGAGGAAGCTCTTCAGCTACATTTTCCAATATCGCACTTGTTGGCTCCATTCACCATGCACTTGAAAAGAGTGCTCTGCCGGTGGATGCGGTGCAATTAATAGAGGACACAAACAGAGAAACGGCAAAAGAATTATTTCAGTTAAACGATTATTTAGATGTGTTGATACCAAGAGGTGGGAAAAAATTAATAGATACCGTTGTCCGTGAATCGACGGTACCAGTCATCGAAACAGGAGCGGGCAATTGCCACATGTTTATTGACGAAACTGCTAAAAAAGGGATGGTGGAGGAAATTGTATTAAACGCGAAACTGCAGCGGCCATCGGTCTGTAATGCAACAGAGTCGATTTTGATTCATGAGAAGTGGTTTGAGAAGCATGGAGCCAGCTTACTTTCTCAACTCGATGCAAAAGGTGTGGAGATATATGGGGATGAAGCAGTTTGTAACGCATTTTCAGAAGCAAGATCTGCGACAGAAGAAGATTGGTATAGTGAATACCTAGGTTTATCTGTCAGCGTTAAGTTGGTTTCAACGAATGTAGAGGCCATCGAGCATATAAATAAATATGGTACGAAACATTCCGAAGCCATTATTACAGAAGACGATCAACATGCTGCTATTTTCCTGCAACATGTAGATGCAGCAGCTGTCTATCACAATGCTTCTACAAGGTTTACAGATGGATTTGAATTAGGTTATGGAGCAGAAATTGGTATTAGTACACAAAAACTACATGCGAGAGGCCCAATGGGGCTACCTGCATTGACGTCGAGTAAATTTTATATATATGGGAATGGGCAGATTCGGAACTAA
- a CDS encoding type II toxin-antitoxin system Phd/YefM family antitoxin translates to MPNIRPSSDLRNNYNEISEFCHKYNEPMYITKNGQEDLAVMSIETYEKIIGKFELYTLIDEGINSMKVEEVRPFRDALSDIQKDL, encoded by the coding sequence ATGCCAAACATTCGCCCAAGTTCGGACTTGAGAAATAATTACAATGAGATATCGGAATTTTGCCATAAATATAATGAGCCAATGTATATTACGAAAAACGGCCAAGAGGATTTAGCAGTTATGAGTATTGAAACATACGAAAAAATTATTGGTAAATTTGAGCTTTATACGTTAATAGATGAAGGTATCAACTCCATGAAAGTAGAGGAAGTTCGTCCATTCAGGGATGCCTTGTCGGACATCCAAAAGGATTTATAA
- a CDS encoding type II toxin-antitoxin system RelE/ParE family toxin codes for MIYNVVITTPAENDLREIGRYISKELLEPESAQKVIGKIADAIINLEHMPYRNALVHDTRLAKMGIRHLLVGNYIVFYTVIEDRRSVTIIRMLYNKRNWQNLL; via the coding sequence GTGATTTACAATGTTGTCATTACAACGCCTGCTGAAAATGATTTACGTGAAATAGGCAGGTATATTTCAAAAGAACTCTTGGAGCCTGAATCAGCACAAAAAGTGATTGGAAAAATTGCAGATGCAATCATAAATTTGGAGCATATGCCATATAGAAATGCTCTGGTACATGATACTCGTTTAGCAAAAATGGGAATAAGGCATTTATTAGTAGGGAATTACATTGTATTTTATACTGTAATTGAGGATAGGAGATCAGTTACAATTATACGAATGCTTTATAATAAACGTAACTGGCAGAACCTGTTATGA
- a CDS encoding NRDE family protein: MCLINFHLNDHPNYKLIVAANRDEFYGRPTAPANFWEDEPHILAGRDLVQMGTWLGVTKQGRFAALTNFRDPDHMQAGTYSRGEIVTNYLANDISATSFLHTLKQDKGKYVGFNVIVGDKDQLFHYNNVHDEITEIAPGTHGLSNDTLNTPWPKVTKGKKNLRDYVMNQEKIQPDELFEIISDAEHARDEDLPETGVGIEFERKLSPLFIQTPDYGTRSSTVLLIDNQDNVTFHERVYDKGIFKKENQFSFQME; this comes from the coding sequence ATGTGCTTAATTAATTTTCATTTAAATGATCATCCAAATTATAAATTAATTGTTGCTGCGAACCGTGATGAGTTTTATGGTCGCCCAACTGCGCCTGCTAACTTTTGGGAAGACGAACCGCACATTCTGGCAGGACGGGATTTGGTTCAGATGGGAACCTGGCTTGGCGTTACAAAGCAGGGGCGTTTTGCTGCCTTAACGAATTTTCGTGATCCGGATCACATGCAAGCTGGCACGTATTCTCGGGGTGAAATTGTTACGAATTATTTAGCCAACGATATTTCTGCAACATCATTTCTTCATACATTAAAACAGGACAAAGGTAAATATGTGGGTTTCAATGTAATTGTCGGCGATAAAGACCAATTATTCCATTACAATAATGTACATGATGAAATAACCGAAATAGCACCAGGAACACATGGGTTAAGTAATGATACGCTGAACACTCCATGGCCAAAAGTAACAAAAGGAAAGAAAAACCTGCGAGACTATGTCATGAACCAGGAAAAAATCCAACCCGATGAACTTTTTGAGATTATTTCAGATGCAGAACACGCTCGAGATGAGGATTTACCAGAAACAGGTGTAGGAATAGAGTTCGAACGAAAACTGTCTCCCCTATTCATCCAAACCCCGGATTATGGTACTCGCTCCTCCACTGTTCTGCTCATCGACAATCAAGATAACGTCACTTTTCATGAGCGCGTCTATGATAAAGGTATCTTTAAAAAAGAGAATCAATTTTCCTTTCAAATGGAATGA
- the tatA gene encoding twin-arginine translocase TatA/TatE family subunit gives MGFTNIGIPGLILIVIITLIIFGPKKLPEIGSAFGQTLSEFKKSASSLVSDDDDPIEEVKKTETYDPQAEKTE, from the coding sequence ATGGGCTTTACAAATATAGGCATCCCGGGCTTAATTCTCATTGTAATCATCACTTTAATTATTTTCGGGCCGAAAAAACTACCAGAAATCGGTTCTGCCTTTGGGCAAACCCTCTCGGAATTTAAGAAATCAGCCAGCAGCCTCGTGAGTGATGATGATGATCCAATAGAAGAAGTAAAAAAAACCGAAACATATGACCCTCAAGCAGAAAAAACAGAATAG
- a CDS encoding GMC family oxidoreductase — MATELDKVEVVTVGVGWTGGIIAAELAKEGANVVGLERGKGRSTEDFQQVHDEYRYAIRYDLMQDLSKETVTFRNHSDERALPMRQLGSFLLGEGVGGSGVHWNGQTWRFLPYDLEIKTLTDEKYGENKLDENYTIQDWGITYDELEPYFYQFEETTGISGEENPMSAPRSNPYPTPPMKETPITLRFKEAANNLDLHPGHIPSGNLSEAYENPDGETIAKCQYCGFCERFGCEYGAKSTPNVTVLPTAEKTGNFDLRTHSNVTEVMYDGNRATGVKYVDLQTGEEFIQPADVVVLTSYVMNNVRLLLNSGIGRPYDRATGSGVIGKNYCYQILPGATGFFENEKFNTYMGAGALGAAVDDYNGDNFDHTDLDFIHGGVAAITQTGQRPINNNIVPKDTPNWGAEFKNESLKYYHRALSVSCQGASMPHRENYLDLDPDYTDNFGYPLLRLTYDYTEQDRNLHDFLMDKCADILHEMGADIVEPTEMTDHYNIVPYQTTHNTGGAIMGGDPETSAVNNYSQMWDVDNLFVVGASAFAHNGGYNPTGTVGALAYRAAEGIIKFREENGQLVEANKTKNSKLA; from the coding sequence ATGGCGACAGAATTAGATAAGGTAGAAGTAGTTACAGTTGGAGTTGGTTGGACAGGCGGAATCATTGCTGCGGAACTTGCCAAAGAAGGAGCAAATGTCGTTGGCCTTGAACGTGGAAAAGGTAGATCTACAGAGGATTTCCAACAGGTTCACGATGAATATCGATATGCTATCCGATATGATTTGATGCAGGATTTATCTAAAGAAACAGTAACATTTAGGAATCATAGTGATGAGCGCGCACTTCCGATGCGCCAATTAGGTTCCTTCCTACTTGGGGAAGGTGTTGGTGGATCTGGTGTACATTGGAACGGACAAACTTGGCGTTTCTTACCATATGATCTTGAAATTAAGACACTTACTGATGAAAAATATGGAGAAAATAAATTGGATGAAAATTATACCATCCAAGACTGGGGAATAACCTACGATGAGTTAGAACCTTATTTTTATCAGTTTGAAGAAACAACTGGTATTAGTGGTGAAGAAAATCCAATGAGCGCACCAAGAAGTAATCCGTATCCCACTCCACCAATGAAGGAAACGCCGATTACGTTACGTTTTAAAGAGGCTGCTAATAATTTAGATCTCCACCCCGGCCATATTCCTTCAGGTAATTTATCAGAAGCCTATGAAAACCCTGATGGTGAAACCATTGCTAAATGTCAATATTGCGGTTTTTGTGAGCGTTTCGGTTGTGAATATGGCGCCAAGTCTACACCGAATGTTACCGTCCTTCCCACTGCTGAAAAAACTGGAAATTTCGATTTAAGAACACACTCTAACGTAACCGAAGTGATGTACGATGGCAATAGAGCAACTGGTGTTAAATATGTAGATTTGCAAACAGGAGAAGAATTTATTCAACCAGCAGACGTCGTTGTATTAACAAGCTATGTGATGAATAATGTCCGTTTGCTTTTAAACTCTGGAATCGGTCGTCCTTATGACCGGGCAACGGGATCTGGCGTTATTGGTAAAAATTATTGTTATCAGATCCTTCCAGGTGCCACAGGGTTCTTTGAAAATGAAAAATTCAATACGTATATGGGGGCTGGCGCACTAGGTGCTGCTGTAGATGACTATAATGGGGATAATTTTGATCATACCGATCTAGACTTTATACATGGTGGAGTTGCTGCGATTACCCAAACTGGACAGCGTCCTATTAATAACAATATCGTTCCTAAAGACACACCCAATTGGGGGGCGGAATTTAAAAATGAATCGTTAAAATACTATCACCGAGCATTAAGTGTTAGTTGCCAGGGTGCATCCATGCCTCATCGGGAGAATTATTTAGATTTGGATCCGGATTATACTGATAACTTTGGATACCCACTTCTTCGGTTAACTTATGACTATACAGAACAGGATAGAAACTTACATGATTTCCTTATGGATAAGTGTGCAGATATACTCCATGAAATGGGGGCGGATATAGTTGAACCCACTGAAATGACAGACCATTATAACATTGTGCCTTATCAAACAACCCATAATACCGGAGGTGCCATCATGGGTGGTGACCCTGAAACTTCAGCGGTAAATAATTATTCCCAAATGTGGGACGTGGACAACCTATTTGTCGTAGGTGCTTCTGCATTCGCACATAATGGAGGCTATAACCCAACTGGTACAGTGGGAGCTCTCGCATATCGAGCAGCAGAAGGAATTATAAAATTCAGGGAAGAAAATGGACAACTTGTAGAAGCTAATAAGACAAAGAACAGTAAGCTTGCCTAA
- a CDS encoding gluconate 2-dehydrogenase subunit 3 family protein has product MADENEKKQSGMSRRKFIRNSSYLAGGAIGGGILGSLFGTNIFNDDQQTAPETTTGGENDYNRALMYFTRQKDFNILSEATERIFPEDDNGPGAITLGVPFFIDHQLAGSYGNNDREYMKGPFYPGSDFQGYQTRLKRHEVFDIGIQAIERESQNDFDASFLDLEGDQQDQILSRFQDDDVEMKGVTPTTFFELLRSATIEGAYADPLYGGNGDMEGWLMKEYPGTYMSYLDEIEEEEFINKEPQALRAHF; this is encoded by the coding sequence TTGGCCGATGAAAATGAAAAAAAACAATCAGGGATGTCCCGCCGGAAGTTTATTAGAAATTCCAGCTACTTAGCTGGTGGTGCAATTGGTGGCGGTATACTTGGTTCACTTTTTGGCACAAATATTTTTAATGACGATCAACAAACTGCTCCGGAAACAACAACTGGTGGAGAAAATGATTATAATCGTGCGCTTATGTATTTTACCAGACAAAAGGATTTTAACATACTAAGCGAAGCAACGGAGCGAATTTTCCCCGAAGATGATAATGGTCCCGGTGCTATCACGTTAGGTGTTCCTTTTTTTATAGATCACCAGTTGGCTGGATCATACGGCAATAATGATAGAGAGTATATGAAAGGACCTTTTTATCCAGGTTCTGATTTTCAGGGGTATCAAACACGACTTAAAAGACATGAAGTCTTCGATATTGGAATTCAAGCAATAGAAAGAGAGAGCCAGAACGACTTTGATGCTTCTTTCTTGGATCTTGAAGGAGATCAACAAGATCAGATATTGAGTAGATTTCAAGATGACGATGTAGAAATGAAAGGTGTTACGCCTACTACTTTTTTTGAATTGCTACGCTCAGCTACCATTGAAGGTGCGTATGCAGATCCACTTTACGGCGGTAATGGCGATATGGAAGGTTGGTTGATGAAAGAGTATCCAGGCACCTATATGAGTTACTTAGATGAAATTGAAGAAGAAGAATTTATTAATAAAGAACCACAAGCTTTAAGAGCACATTTTTAA